The Daucus carota subsp. sativus chromosome 7, DH1 v3.0, whole genome shotgun sequence genome window below encodes:
- the LOC108194250 gene encoding ubiquitin C-terminal hydrolase 12: MTMLTQQPLDQEDDEMLVPHQELVEGPQPVEGPLLVEGPQPMDVVAQTESTNAVDNQAADEPQASRFTWTIENFSRLNTKKQYSDVFVVGGFKCQEHSGLMSLNMSYCAPLMGENHMLSS; this comes from the exons ATGACTATGCTAACTCAACAACCGTTAGAT CAAGAAGATGATGAGATGCTGGTGCCACATCAGGAGCTGGTTGAAGGCCCACAGCCCGTTGAAGGTCCTCTTCTGGTAGAAGGGCCTCAGCCTATGGATG TTGTAGCACAAACTGAGAGCACAAATGCTGTGGACAATCAAGCTGCTGATGAGCCACAGGCGTCTAGGTTCACGTGGACGATTGAGAACTTCTCCAGACTTAACACTAAGAAGCAGTATTCTGATGTTTTTGTAGTTGGTGGTTTTAAATG TCAGGAGCACAGTGGCCTAATGAGCTTAAACATGTCATATTGTGCTCCATTGATGGGTGAAAATCACATGCTCTCTAGCTGA